gttaaacattaaatatagggggaacagacttcgacaaaggggaaacataggtagaacagacttcgacaaaggggaaacatagggggaacataCTTCAACAcaaccccctatgtttccccggtTAGTGTTCCCCGTATtgccgttaaacattaaacataggagGTAATacacttcaacactaacctaaggggaaacatagggggaacagactttgacagcaccattaaaaattaaacatagggggaacagactgttccccctatgtttaatgtatAATAGCACTAAGGGGAACACTAACCAGGGAAACgtaaggggaacagacttcgacaaaacACTGGTTGATATTTTCAATATGTCATTTCAAtgtttatttcctcgaccactgaacTACACATTTGAGAAGTCTAACTGCACTAATACAATTTACAAAAGGATTATAAAATGACAGCATCTTAACGATCATGAACCTGACTTTTGTAGTCCGTCAGCATATGTAAATCTACTTCGTTTGTTCATCTATATGAAGCAAtcacacaagcccttcaacacatctgctttccaaacctgtatagtCTActggtattttactttggattaaactTTTTAACAACATGCCAAATTTGTGATTGTACATTGGCATACAATAACAACTTCCTcgatgttacaacacaagtctgcAACAAGGAGTTCAGTTAGCTTCCCAGATCACATCAACAAATCGGTATGATGAAGTTTAATTGATCAATGTGCTGCACTTATAAAAGCAAGAATCGAATGCTTCACTACTCGTTCTCGAtatttttagtgttttaaaaccttttgcatatatatatatatatatatatatatatatatatatatatatatatatatatatttaagttggCCTACATTTCACACATTTTTACGTATATTTTTTTAGATTGTATGAAATAAATCAGTTCAACAACctggatttttaaataaaactgaagtgtgtattgtttggacattttattcagtgtacaaacggtagtggacaattactgtacattctaatataaacctctttctaaacaaAAATGAATGAGTGATAACAGACAATTTCAGTGTAggttaaatggtgcttttaagatTATATATAGTAGTTCTTCTAAAATACATGCGCATCTACTCAAAATTCCCTCAAAtttatctcatgggattgaagcatcGCGCTTTGGTATGTGCATATAGGCCCTGATTTAATCTTAGAATGGAGCTATTAATAGTAGGCCTAAATGTCATTCATGCTATTATATATAGTGCAAAGAATGCTTTgtagtgagctgtttattatgagataatatgttttatatattatgtttattaccTCCCATTTTTTCGGAATagaaaaagaatagaaaaaatgAGTCTGGAATCGATCGATTCCAAAACCAAGAATCAGccaaatttctggaatcgaacagcAAGGAACACTCACgagcccagtttaaactgtaacctgaagacacaagcTGCGTCTGAAAACTGGTAAATGCTGCCTTCtgaggctgtataaggatggatgacgataggatgaaataaggtgctttttaaactgttcagatagTTCCATTaatccaaaaacactgttgtttaaaccattaataAGGAATTAACCATTGATAAGGaagctgcctacgttttccgatgcagccaaagtttgtataaaacagccctaaacaaaagtgtagctccgatccaTGCATCCTCCATTGGTGTTGTTgatttagttgttgttgttgctattgaaacgTGTACAAATAACGTCAGAAAAAATGGTTGACACTAGATGATGGCACTACAGTGGTTCTTTAAGTGAATGCcaatgcaacaggggaaaagtctccttGGGTGTTCCGTTCCTCggaagagttctcatctagaaagttactgagggaaaagtaccaggactgtaggtgggaaagggcctataaCTGCTATTGGGGCATGTTTCCACAAAAGATCAACATGTATTCAATGAAATGTATCTTTTTCTCTTAGGCAATAATGGTGGAATATTCAATGGCTTTTTTGTCAAGATGTGCCTATACCGAACttaactttaaataaaaatattctctGGAGTTAACAGTGTCACAACTAGTCCAGACCTCCCTTACAGTAAGATACATACAAGTACAATAAGATCCATTGATCTGCCTCTGAAATATTACTAAAAGCCACACATAGCCAATAATGCACatgtataataatgtaataatgtaaccagggttggggagtaacggaatgcaTGTAATTggatttatgtatttaaaatacaaaatataagtaactgtattccactacagctacaatttaaataattgttatttagaatacagttacattcaaaaagtattttgattactgaagagattactttgcattttattgtcatttgtttcatttaatatttagtcctttcagatggaaaacatttatacatgtaaatgatgcgatccaaagagcatttgagcagcggtgaaacactcTCTTATgacgtgttacattcatacgagcagacagagaggtaagtttgaagtaagtttggagcagaagaaatagaaataaaccttgtgtgaattgccagctttacgctaagttaaaatgctatttctagccatttcacatgcacgttaccaggcacgatcatactttttttatcaagaaaattcacattgggggggtctgggtagctcagcgagtaaagacgctgactaccacccctggagtcgcaagttcgaatccagggtatgctgagtgtctccagacggtctcctaagcaaccaaattggcctggttgctagggtgggtagagtcacatggagcaACCTCTTAGTGGTCACCattatgtggttcttgctctcggtggggcacgtggtgagttgtgtgtggatgccacggagaatagtgtgaagcctccacgagcgctatgtctctgcggtaatgcgctcaacaagctacgtgataaaatgcgaagattgacagtctcagacacggaggcaactgagattcgtcctccgccacctggattgaggcgagtcactatacaACCAtgaagacttagagcgcattgggaattgggcattccaaattggggagaaaaggggaggaaaaaaataaaaaattcatattgaatcataatttatttttttctattaagacctttgatattagggcaaaaattttattcttgataatttttgtattgttttcctgtaaaaatatcttaaaacaagttcagtttgattgatcttgttttagaaacaacactgcataagatatttaggtttttcagagaacgtatttttaacgtgtattttgtcttactgtactggcagagtttttatagtcaaaacaagtgaaaaaatctaccagtgctgaagaataatccaaagtatttagaatacgttactgaccttgagtaatgtaacagaatacgttacaaatgacattttacagcatgtattctgtaatctgtagtggaatatatttcaaaaataaccctcccaaACTTACATGTAACTACAACACAAAAATTCAACCCctgttaatatttaatatactTACAATTTGCTGGGAAGAGTTTCAACAGCACCAGAGTCATGGCAAATGTGAATGTTTAGAGAAGAACTGCACGTTGGCTGGGCTATATCTACCAAACCCCTCCACATCCTGATGAGGAAATCACATCAACACTGTTCCTCAAGTAATTTGATGGGAAACATTGCTTGATTCAAGAGAACAACGAGTTGGCCTTTCAGCAGAGTTCTCCACTATGACCTTATCATCCCGCATAACATGCACTCACTGGTTCATTTGAGTgtaatggacatttattatgacAAGTTCGAGCATTTCTGTTAAGCCTCCCCAAGTTTAAATGTGATAATTAGACTTCCTTGTCAAAAAATACCAATTGAATGCTAATGGGTTGCTAATGTCATTCTATTATTATTTGGAACCAATCCTAAAGGGCTCAAATAAAAATCCTCTGAGAATTAAGTTAAATGCTAAACTGATATGCGGAAAAATAGACTGGAAGATAGGAATTTAAAATTGTCTGTTAGGATCTTATTTGATGTAAAGGGGATTCTTAAGGCTAGGTCACACTGCCATCAAGAAATTAGATCCAACAAAATCCAACAATAGTTGAAATTTAGTGTTTGTTGGCATTGACTAGGCCTCTGTGAAATAGCCTTTAGAGTATTGTTGTGGGATCCCATTTGGATCCaaattatgattatgatttttgccattctgtgctTCAGATTTCGCTGGAGCAAATTTAACTCTTGATATATAGAAGGCAATACCTGCCAGGCTGCATACAGCCTCCATCTTACTCAATGACCAACTCTTATTCCAATAGTACAGAATCTTTGGTCATCCCACCATTCCAGCCCATTGCATATTGCAAAATGTCTGGGAGTTGCCTGCTAACAGAGAGAAGAGGGATTTCCATTTAGTTCACACAAAACCACTGAATCCTCAATACAATACAGTATTGAGGATTCAGTGGTTTTGTGTGAACTAAATGGAAATCCCTCTTCTCTCTGTTAGCAGGCAACTCCCAGACATTTTGTCCATCAGATTTCATTTTGCATGCAGTACTACACATTTGCCTATCCTTCGTCCCCCACTTGAGGAGCTCATCTTAGAAATACATGTCTTGTCTCTGTGTAACTATCAACCCCAACGGAAAGAGTATCACAATACAGAATAACGTGCTCTGGCTGAGTTATACGGAGAAATGAACAGGGATAGAGAATGTTGGAGAGAGAAACAAGAACACAGGTTATGCATTTGTAATGTACAATCAGAGATAATGTAGGTAagttaatcaccctcatgcctttccaaacctgtatgactttctgtcttccgtggaacacaagaaCAGAAATGTTAAAGAATGTTGATGttgctcttttttccatacaatgaaagtgaacggggaTTGAGGCTGTCAGTCACAAATagtctgcctaacatttccttttgtgttccaagaaagaaagaaagccatatgggtttggaacaatatgtgggCATGagtacataattttttatatttggtGTATCAATTAATGAGACATTAACTGAGACTTCAATGATGAAGTCttatgagccactgtctgaataCCAGTTTAGTATATCCAAGGGACTTGATGTTTTTGAACTCAAACAAATGGCAAACCCACCCCTTAGGGTGGAGCTCTCCCCTGAGGGTATGGACGTGTATTAATAAAAGTCAAGGGATATTGGAAAGACCTTGTTCGCAGATGCTTTGGTTACCATCATCCCATTGCCCTTTCCATCCCATTTTACAGTCAACCGATATCCTATTCACCAGTGAACCGTTTTGTCAAATGAGGGAGTCTATAGATATTTGATTTCTCCTCTGAGAGCAGTACACTGTATAAATCAAAGGGTAGGTCTTAGGCATAATAGTGTCAAATAAGACGAGTCGACCAAAACAATTGAGAGCTTTTGGGTCAGCCAGAGTGTTGTTGAGTTAATGTTTTTGTTCCCGAGCATAGTTACTGAACAAACAAGACCATAAAACCTATGGGACAGATGTGGTTACACTATAAAAGCAAAGACAATATTCCCAGCTTTGGTAGTGCGATAGGAAGTTAGTTAGTGGGATTATCACCACCCAGAACTGATGCTCAGGGTGAGTACAACAAACTTAATTCTACCCATTTCTGTTTAGGATTGGAAATCATATAAAACTCAGTATAATTATATCATACACATAACATAATATATTAAAAACTTTAGATGACTGATTCATGACAATGATTTATGACAATATGTAttgattaattgttttaataatttttttttattttgagcaaACAATGGTAGGTAAGTTAGGAACAAATACTCAAAAAGAGTTTTACAAATGGCTGTTGTTCCTGTTTTGTGTAAAACCTTGTTGTACACCTGCTGTGAAATCCACTcctttacaaaaatcgagagttaaCTGCCTATTTGCTGCAAAATTGTCCATTGCTGCAAAAGATTTGTCACAGGTTCACCTCtagcggtgaagagctgcaaacttctggcaaacatttgtggcgaatcacaagctcatttgcatgtgaaaataattagcggcaaatttgcggcaatgttgcggctagtttagattttttttgctGATTGATTCATTAAACGCATGTCTATCATGTTGAAATGCTGAAATGTGGTGTGTAGATATGTAGACAGTATGTTTGACCCTAAATGTCCTGTGTTTTAGACCCCTCAAACATGAAGAAATGCCTTGACTACGCCTTGCTCCTCATCATTTCCACCCTTCACGGTAAAGCAGTACCTGAGTAGGCTAACATATAACCTCAAtaatgcattttcattcatatttgCTCTGTGTGCATACATTAGCAGAGTGTTAGTATCACTATTCCCCTCATTCACAGGCTCACTGCAGCAGAGAATCATTGGAGGACAGGAGGTTGAACCCTATTCTATCAAGTACCAGGCCTCTATCCAGTACAGTAACAGCCATTACTGCGGAGGAACGCTTGTACACCCGCAGTGGGTGGTTACTGCTGCCCACTGCTGGAGGCCGTGAGTATTGCATACATGTTACATCAGCGCTGGTGTTTGAATCAGAATTCATGCTTAGGAATTTTGATTTGCCCCAAAGAACGCAGTAAACATGCCATATCAGGTACTCATGGTATTACATTGCagtcaataaacaaaaaataatatgtaaaatacaATACATGATATAATATACAACATAGGCTACATATACCATTACACCAGAGTGATGATTTGATTGTAGTGAGCAGTAAAGCAGTAAATGAAGAGAGTAAATAGAGTCTGACAGCATAAATTTAAAGAATTTAAGTGAACAAATGCAATGCATACAGTAAATGCAATATACCAGTCTTTTTCTTTgattatatatttctattttttgaTATTATATTGTCGGGTTCTGAAAATCTAATCTGTCCACAGGAGCTATTTAATCAGAGTGGTGCTGAGTGAACATGACATATCCAAAAAAGAGGGCTCTGAGCAGGTGTTCAATGTCTCCAGGGTCCTGGTCTATTACTTGTATAATTACAGGACATTTGATCATGACATAATGCTTTTGAAAGTAAGTTCATCAGCATACATGTGGCAAGCCGCTCACTCTCAAGTCGatccaaacctgtacgactttctATCTCCTGCCTGGTCttttatttacaatgaaagaTAATGGGGACctgtgcttttatgcttcaaaaaggacaaaaaaaaaaacaaaataaaaaacatagcaCATAAGTAATTCATATAAcctgtgcgctatattccaagacttctgaagacatatgatagctttgtgtatgGAACAAAATGAAAGAGATCGCAACATGCCAAGTTTTATATGCAGAGGCACAAATGCGAAttgagagctacagtggaggTCAAGATTTTCtgagaataacaacttaaatttcggtctgttcacaCTAAGCTATTagatgactttagaagacttggaatatagtgcacatatGGTATTACTAGGCTGTCAGTTTATCACGTTTATTTAGTGCGATTAATCAacccataaaaaaaaatcatgccacCATAACATGGAATTTTCCTATTAATAGAGAAATTAAAGCTTGAAGTGTGACCTCAGTAAGTAAGCGTAGCTCCAGCTGTTCAGACAACGTGCAGTTGTAAAGGCAACAAACCAACAGCTGATCACAAACACATTGACAGAGCAGGGCTCAGGGGTCccggacacatttttaaagtacatttaacTTGAAACGTCCTTAAAATGCAGTGTTTAAAGCTAGAAACACTGAAAACCACTGAAAGGTGACGAAACCACAGTGAGATGcaccaaaagcatataaatgcaaaaaatgctTCTCTTTAAATCCTCCTTGGACAGATTGATAACTCAATTGTGAAATGGATTGTTGTGGAcggtaggccagtgataggcttatgttcaatgatatggaaataaacccaACAACATATTGACTTTATAAAGCCACTTTTTctgttgtctaatcaatgctttactcgtctgacACAATTATGTGATGTCtttgaattatattatatttttatattattattgtatatgattattattatatgtattatataattattttaatcactataaattgaattatctttatttgggggccttttacAGCAAATAGTGATGTGAATAATTTGATatattaattggcatatcatgtaattaattaaatttaaaaaataataatcggtGGACAGTCCTAGGTATTAGGTAatacttttatgacatttttatggtcctttttggCACTCGACAGCATCCATTccagttcactttcattgtatagagtAGAcaaggacattctgctaaatatctccttttgtgtaaataaagaaagtcatacaggtttggaatgacaaaatgattgtaaataatttttttacatttttgagtacTCTGTTCCTTTCCACTATAGGCGTATGTTCTTTTCTAacctttttaaaagtaaattatgtaaaataaaaaaatccactttTTAACCTGGCTTCATGCATTCATGTGTGCATCAGTTGGAGCGGCCAGCAGAACTCAATGCCAATGTTCAGCCAGCTTCTCTGCCAGTCTCAGGTACCCCTCCTTTACAAGGGGGCACAATGTGCACGGTGAGTGGCTGGGGCGTCACTCAGGTATACAGTTATTACCTGTCCTCTGTACTGCGTGCTGTGGACGTCCAGATCATCCCCCAGTGTCAATACTACTACTATTATAGAATCACAGACAACATGGTGTGTGCCGGCTCCCCACTGGGTGGCAAAGACTCTTGCCAGGTGAGTCAGCGCATGAGTGATTAGACATTCCTTCGAGGTGGGTCACAGCAGAAGGGTGATTTAGATTTGCTGAGATAAAACTCTGTAACTCTGTGACTTTGCATCTATATCAGACAGCAGGAAAGTTACAGTTGGGTTCAAAAACCTCAATCcacttctgttttgcatttttctaatttactagtttttttaaaattataaatgacATTATAAGTATATACATTTGAGTGAAaagaatttcacaatttcttgtTCAGTGTTTGAAATGTTCCCATTAATGATTTGCTTTAATTGCAGAGCACACTAGAGCTGGCATACGTCATAACGTTTAGTTCTTTAatattcttttttaaaaataacgcttttttatttccaggtttaaataaaattttaaatcccagattttcagtgtggacttTGTGTGCATTTGAACCCATTTGTaccttatttttttaatcttgagATTAaatcttgtgtgtgtgagagagaaatggAGAATGAGCATGTAAAATGCATTTCCacagaaaatattaaacaaaagcaCTGAAAATTGCTTTTTCCCTGAGTGCTGTGACATTGTCCTCCATTTGGCCTCAGGGTGACTCCGGTGGGCCTCTCATCTGTAATGGTCGTTTAGAGGGTATCGTGTCCTGGGGCATCAGTTGTGCCAACCCGTACTTCCCTGGAGTCTACACCAAAGTCCGCAACTACATCACCTGGATCAGTTGGATAATTGAAAACGACAACAGCTAGAATGTTTTGTTCCCAAAGGTTATTGAATTGCCACACCATACAAATGACACCAGGAAGCCCAGTATATTGAGTACGGCAGTCAGTGGTCTGTATGTTAGAAAAAATGTGAGGTTAATGCTTGCATTGAGAATTATTTTAATCTTTTAACTCTATAAACTGCTCAATTTATGCACCATGGAAtgaaacataaaattaaacatttgaaagaTCTAGAAAAAAGGACCACAATGACAGATCATGCAAAGAGGGTTCGGATATTCAAACATCCATATCAAGTGACGTGCATTTGTGGTGAAATTCATGTTTGTTTTGGCATAAAACCAATTCAGAGTGTCCACTGGGGCCTGTTGTTTGAAATCTGAAGGTAAAGTGCACCAAATCAAAACAAGACAATAGTTTTTCACAAGCTTACATGGTAAAACCAAATTGTGGAGAATTCCCCTGTTCATCAGGGGGAACTTTTGTTCTACCTTTGTTATTTCAAGGCAGGGGACCATAAAACAATAAACTGAGTATTTTCCCAGCTTAtcattgctgcattttttggCCTATTTACCTTTATCTGTCCATTTGAAAAGCAAATGCTTTTTCATCTACAGTtgcgctcaaaagtttgcataccctggcagaaattgtgaaattttggcattaatttggaaaatatgaccgatcatgcaaaaaatctatcttttatttaaggatagtgatcatatgaagccatttatcatcacatagttgtttggctcctttttaaatcataatgataacagaaatcacccaaatggtcctgatcaaaagtttacatacccttgaatgtttggccttgtgacacacacaggtttaaatggcaattaaaggttaatttctgacacctgtggctttttaaattgcagttagtgcctgtgtataaatagtcaatgagtttgttagctctcacgtggatacactgagccggctagatactgagccatggggagcagaaagaactgtcaaaagacctgcgtaacaaggtaatggaactttataaagatggaaaaggatataaaaagatatccaaagccttgaaaatgccagttggtactgttcaatcacttattaagaagtggaaaattcgggtagattaagaaagatttcagccacaactgccagaacttttttttgggatacaaagaaaaacccacaagtaacctcagttacaggctgctctggaaaaagacagtgtggttgtttcaaggagcacaatatgatgatacttgaacaaaaatgagctgcatggtcgagttgccagaaagaagcctttactgcgccaatgccacaaaaaagcccggtcacaatatgcccgacaacaccttgacacgcctcaaagcttctggcacactgtaatttggagtgacgagaccaaaatagagctttatggtcacaaccataagcgctatgtttggagaggggtcaacaaggcctatagtgaaaagaataccatcatcactgtgaagcatggtggtggctcactgatgttttggggatgtgtgagctctaaaggcacagggaatcttgtgaaaattgatggcaagatgaatgcagcatgttatcagaaaatactggcagacaatttgcattcttctgcacgaaagctgcgcatgggatgctcttggactttccagcacgacaatgaccctaagcttaaggccaagttgaccctccagtggttacagcagaaaaaggtgaaggttctggagtggccatcacagtctcctgaccttaatatcatcgagccactctggggagatctcaaacgtgctgttcatgcaagacgaccaaagactttgcatgacctgcaggcatttttccaagacgaatgggcagctataccacctgcatgaatttggggcctcaaagacaactattacaaaagactgcacgctgtcattgatgttaaaggcaatacacagtattaagaactaagggaatgcagacttttttctttgttgccatgttttgttttatgattgtgccattctgttataacctacagttgaatatgaatcccataagaaataaaagaaatgtgttttgcctgctcactcatgttttctttaaaaatggtacatatattaccaattctccaagggtatgcaaacttttgagcacaactgtatattccaTTACAAATCTCACCCATAACTGTGCAGTAACCTTTATACCTCATCCTAACTGTCCCTCAGCATGGTTAAGGGATAGGTTGCCAACTCTCATTCTGACTAGATATTATATAACCTTGCAGTTTGACAGCATTACACATCATACACAAATAATCAGGGAGGTGGAAGATCTGGGGAACAGGGATTGGTCAGATCTGCAAAATCCTACAACGAAGTCATGGACAAGTCTGCCGAGCCACAGAAAGACTATACATACATGGCAAAGCAACATGGGAGACTTAAAGATGAGACACAAGTTTATGAATGCAACAGCAAATATGTTAAATGAGTACTTGTCGGGGGTAAAAGAGTTGATTCGACAATCTCTAGAAGCCAAAAAGTTCGCCTACTGCCCCTACAGCAAGTTTAGAGTTGGGGCGGCACTCCTGACACACAATGGGACAGTTTTTACAGGTGAGGAAAAACCTGCAGTGTTACACGCTGAGAGTATGGATTGTACCAATATTAGACAGTCTTAGCAGTCAGTTCACAGTGCTGGTTGCATAAGAGACATCAACAGGAAAATATTAAGTTGCTGAAACGAGTGTTTGTGCACTCAGAACTGATGAATAATGTATAAAGGCTGAAGTTACGTGTTTTGTTAACTGAGTTTTTTTTTGTCACTCAGAGTAAACAAGGAAATTAAAACGTGTAACTATGTAAGGCCAACAGAATTAAGACGAATATATCACTTCTGACTGAAAATGACAGAAAATGTATATTACAGATTTCCCTCATTGATATATTGTGTTTCATGGGACTGACTGTAATTCGTCACACAACAGTATCACTCACATGTGAAAAAGAGACTTGGAGCAATTTACATATTTTATGATTCCTGATCATGTTTCTAATTGCTCCTTATGTTTTCCATGTAAAAACTGAGTATCACAGTTTactgtgtatttaaaaaatagaatTGACATAGCCTATATTCTAATAGAGATATCGACAATGATTTCCTCTGGACTGTACAGGGCAATGtaacaaaaatgaagtgaaatgtcaCTGTGTGTGTTGTTTGATGGCCGTAGTGTTCTTGGTACAGGAGGGAACGTTTTTGCTGTCACAGAAAGTAAACAACAACCTTGGCCCCTCCAGACCAACCAATGGAGAGCAATCACACTGTACAAAACAAGGGAATGAGATGTAGGCCTACTTTAAATCCTATTTTGATTTGGCCTTGTCAAAAAAATCCTAGGCAATCTTATGGAATTTCTGTCATGATTTGGCACCAATCCGAAAAGGCTAAATTAAAAATCTTCTAAGAATGAAAAAAGATCCAACTGGATACTAAATtggataaaaattaaattaaattaaaaaaaaaaaaaaataatactttcaGTTTATCTACTAGAGGTTATTTGAGTCTCAGAGGATTCCTGTGTGATGCCTTTAGGATTGGTTCCAAATTTTGACATGAATTCCATTAGCTTTTCTATAAGATACTTTGACAGGGAAAAATCTCCAACGAAGGAAAGAAGAATCATCTGAACGTcaattatattttcattgtttttttgcacACATGCAAATCCTATTACCTCATCTGTCACATCAGGGTGTAATGTGGAAAACACTTGCTTCAACCTGGGAATCTGCACAGAGAGAATTGTCATCTCAAAAGCCGTATCAGAGG
This DNA window, taken from Myxocyprinus asiaticus isolate MX2 ecotype Aquarium Trade chromosome 37, UBuf_Myxa_2, whole genome shotgun sequence, encodes the following:
- the si:dkey-33m11.8 gene encoding trypsin, yielding MKKCLDYALLLIISTLHGSLQQRIIGGQEVEPYSIKYQASIQYSNSHYCGGTLVHPQWVVTAAHCWRPSYLIRVVLSEHDISKKEGSEQVFNVSRVLVYYLYNYRTFDHDIMLLKLERPAELNANVQPASLPVSGTPPLQGGTMCTVSGWGVTQVYSYYLSSVLRAVDVQIIPQCQYYYYYRITDNMVCAGSPLGGKDSCQGDSGGPLICNGRLEGIVSWGISCANPYFPGVYTKVRNYITWISWIIENDNS
- the cdab gene encoding cytidine deaminase b; this translates as MGDLKMRHKFMNATANMLNEYLSGVKELIRQSLEAKKFAYCPYSKFRVGAALLTHNGTVFTGCNVENTCFNLGICTERIVISKAVSEGYRDFKAIAIASDMCEQFISPCGGCRQFMREFGANWDVYLSKPDGSYVEMTVEELLPMSFGPEDLKVK